One Fusobacterium varium genomic window, TTCTTTCTAGATTTTGCAGCTTTTTTTTCAACAACAGGGTTCATTTTTTCTAATAGGTTTTTACCAGCTTTGAATTTAGCTACTTTTTTAGCTGCTACTTTCATAGTTTTTTTAGTTTGTGGGTTTACACAAGTTCTTGCAGCTCTTTCAGTTGCTTCAAATTTTCCGAATCCTATAAAAGAAACACTTTCACCTTTTACTAATATTTCTTCAAGAGTATCTATAAAAGCCTTTGT contains:
- a CDS encoding HU family DNA-binding protein codes for the protein MTKKEFVELFGTKAELKTKVEAEKLTKAFIDTLEEILVKGESVSFIGFGKFEATERAARTCVNPQTKKTMKVAAKKVAKFKAGKNLLEKMNPVVEKKAAKSRKKSK